A single genomic interval of Mycobacteriales bacterium harbors:
- a CDS encoding PIN domain-containing protein, which yields MVLVVLDANILVLALITPAGIARRVVHAGIAGRFDYALCPHLATEVEAVTRRPKISNSRTHQFGSHRYATSLR from the coding sequence GTGGTGCTGGTCGTCCTCGACGCGAACATCCTCGTGTTGGCACTGATCACGCCGGCCGGCATCGCGCGCAGAGTTGTGCACGCCGGCATCGCTGGGCGCTTCGACTACGCCCTCTGTCCGCACCTGGCCACCGAGGTTGAGGCCGTGACCCGCCGGCCCAAGATCTCGAACTCGAGGACCCACCAGTTCGGATCACATCGCTACGCGACTTCGCTGCGCTGA